Proteins found in one Sorghum bicolor cultivar BTx623 chromosome 1, Sorghum_bicolor_NCBIv3, whole genome shotgun sequence genomic segment:
- the LOC8062482 gene encoding uncharacterized protein LOC8062482 isoform X2: MNIAQIIGHTKFDETMPISSANERIHAHEGVSYQPRSLEQSINKQQMEQIVQRMNNNHLVFQNDMGRQFMSLEHKLDAKLLAHGEAIAEIKMGGVVGMRISKLEDDFAELKQEFQELRQLLQANLQSMSKAAYIQEPSSLHPQNCTVFFQQYQFKEEGKEPEEASTRQDKIMADNKVPLDLPTNQIAPHKPAFQDKIMAENKEPRHAPTHQIGPRKPAFDKDYLITTEDTEAFYFLTYSYSKAEVVQIDDYVLTIEHLQKNVTDGFIYDQVINAYAHISSVETDSTSFITTLQARKLLGETGGIDNAKQTTTWANLIANKCIGKNLIFVPMNVNDNHWVLLVLNFLKGEIQILNSLASNPHTRDVVKEHTLWETEMYSNIPQQTDGHSCGAFVLKYMMAWDGDKMTEHFTQTHIHIFKRKISSALLRSDCNKLRLGSYKDLITKEAYDAKCAEVQQEDMSKAADDDVKEINNPIHASNSHSSDKRGRGRPKKNEAADDDVKEISNPIDASNSNTSNKRKRGRPKKNDKTPMSVKDQLTTASIANRVERPNRRVSNPGPLQLSPYKKF, translated from the exons ATGAACATAGCTCAAATCATAGGACACACTAAATTTGATGAAACCATGCCTATCAGTTCAGCAAATGAACGTATACATGCACATGAAGGTGTCAGCTATCAGCCACGTTCACTAGAACAGAGTATCAATAAGCAACAG ATGGAGCAAATAGTACAACGTATGAACAACAATCATCTAGTATTTCAGAATGATATGGGTAGACAATTCATGTCCCTAGAGCATAAACTTGATGCCAAACTTCTTGCACACGGCGAGGCGATAGCAGAAATAAAAATGGGGGGTGTTGTAGGAATGAGAATATCTAAGCTAGAGGATGATTTTGCTGAATTAAAACAGGAATTTCAG GAATTGAGGCAACTACTGCAGGCAAATCTACAGTCTATGTCGAAGGCTGCATACATCCAG GAACCATCGAGTCTACATCCACAAAATTGTACAGTATTCTTTCAACAATATCAATTCAAAGAGGAGGGCAAAGAACCTGAGGAAGCATCTACTAGACAGGATAAGATTATGGCAGATAATAAGGTGCCTTTAGACCTTCCCACAAATCAAATTGCACCACACAAGCCTGCTTTCCAGGATAAGATTATGGCAGAAAATAAGGagcctcgacatgctcccactcaTCAAATTGGACCACGGAAGCCTGCATTCGACAAGGATTACCTCATCACTACAGAGGACACAGAGGCTTTCtatttcttaacatatagttACTCAAAGGCTGAAGTTGTTCAAATAGATGACTATGTCCTCACAATTGAACACTTACAGAAAAATGTCACAGATGGCTTCATATATGATCAG GTTATCAATGCTTACGCACATATAAGCAGTGTGGAGACCGATTCCACATCATTCATAACAACTTTGCAGGCTCGAAAGTTGTTAGGTGAAACTGGAGGCATAGACAATGCAAAACAAACAACAACATGGGCTAACCTAATTGCAAACAAATGTATTGGAAAGAATTTG ATATTTGTCCCAATGAATGTAAATGACAACCACTGGGTCCTATTAGTACTGAATTTCTTAAAAGGAGAGATTCAAATCCTTAACTCCCTAGCCTCCAACCCCCATACTAGAGATGTGGTCAAAGAACATACACTG tGGGAAACAGAAATGTATTCTAACATACCACAACAAACAGATGG CCATTCTTGTGGTGCATTCGTCCTTAAGTACATGATGGCATGGGATGGGGACAAGATGACAGAACATTTCACACAG ACCCACATACATATTTTCAAAAGGAAAATTAGCTCCGCACTCCTGCGATCTGATTGCAACAAGCTTCGATTAGGCTCATATAAGGACCTTATTACG AAAGAGGCTTACGATGCAAAATGTGCTGAAGTTCAGCAAGAAGACATGAGTAAGGCGGCTGATGACGATGTCAAAGAGATTAACAATCCTATACATGCCAGCAACTCCCATTCCTCAGATAAAAGGGGACGGGGTCGCCCAAAGAAGAATGAGGCTGCTGACGACGATGTCAAAGAGATCAGCAATCCTATAGATGCCAGCAACTCCAATACCTCAAATAAAAGAAAACGGGGACGCCCAAAGAAGAACGACAAAACTCCAATGTCTGTGAAAGACCAGTTAACCACCGCGTCTATTGCTAATCGTGTCGAACGCCCAAATCGCAGGGTCTCTAATCCAGGACCGTTGCAGTTGAGCCCCTACAAGAAATTTTAA
- the LOC8062482 gene encoding uncharacterized protein LOC8062482 isoform X1, whose protein sequence is MNIAQIIGHTKFDETMPISSANERIHAHEGVSYQPRSLEQSINKQQMEQIVQRMNNNHLVFQNDMGRQFMSLEHKLDAKLLAHGEAIAEIKMGGVVGMRISKLEDDFAELKQEFQELRQLLQANLQSMSKAAYIQEPSSLHPQNCTVFFQQYQFKEEGKEPEEASTRQDKIMADNKVPLDLPTNQIAPHKPAFQDKIMAENKEPRHAPTHQIGPRKPAFDKDYLITTEDTEAFYFLTYSYSKAEVVQIDDYVLTIEHLQKNVTDGFIYDQVINAYAHISSVETDSTSFITTLQARKLLGETGGIDNAKQTTTWANLIANKCIGKNLIFVPMNVNDNHWVLLVLNFLKGEIQILNSLASNPHTRDVVKEHTLVGNIQECIDFAIAVGNVSVTQAINIMQWETEMYSNIPQQTDGHSCGAFVLKYMMAWDGDKMTEHFTQTHIHIFKRKISSALLRSDCNKLRLGSYKDLITKEAYDAKCAEVQQEDMSKAADDDVKEINNPIHASNSHSSDKRGRGRPKKNEAADDDVKEISNPIDASNSNTSNKRKRGRPKKNDKTPMSVKDQLTTASIANRVERPNRRVSNPGPLQLSPYKKF, encoded by the exons ATGAACATAGCTCAAATCATAGGACACACTAAATTTGATGAAACCATGCCTATCAGTTCAGCAAATGAACGTATACATGCACATGAAGGTGTCAGCTATCAGCCACGTTCACTAGAACAGAGTATCAATAAGCAACAG ATGGAGCAAATAGTACAACGTATGAACAACAATCATCTAGTATTTCAGAATGATATGGGTAGACAATTCATGTCCCTAGAGCATAAACTTGATGCCAAACTTCTTGCACACGGCGAGGCGATAGCAGAAATAAAAATGGGGGGTGTTGTAGGAATGAGAATATCTAAGCTAGAGGATGATTTTGCTGAATTAAAACAGGAATTTCAG GAATTGAGGCAACTACTGCAGGCAAATCTACAGTCTATGTCGAAGGCTGCATACATCCAG GAACCATCGAGTCTACATCCACAAAATTGTACAGTATTCTTTCAACAATATCAATTCAAAGAGGAGGGCAAAGAACCTGAGGAAGCATCTACTAGACAGGATAAGATTATGGCAGATAATAAGGTGCCTTTAGACCTTCCCACAAATCAAATTGCACCACACAAGCCTGCTTTCCAGGATAAGATTATGGCAGAAAATAAGGagcctcgacatgctcccactcaTCAAATTGGACCACGGAAGCCTGCATTCGACAAGGATTACCTCATCACTACAGAGGACACAGAGGCTTTCtatttcttaacatatagttACTCAAAGGCTGAAGTTGTTCAAATAGATGACTATGTCCTCACAATTGAACACTTACAGAAAAATGTCACAGATGGCTTCATATATGATCAG GTTATCAATGCTTACGCACATATAAGCAGTGTGGAGACCGATTCCACATCATTCATAACAACTTTGCAGGCTCGAAAGTTGTTAGGTGAAACTGGAGGCATAGACAATGCAAAACAAACAACAACATGGGCTAACCTAATTGCAAACAAATGTATTGGAAAGAATTTG ATATTTGTCCCAATGAATGTAAATGACAACCACTGGGTCCTATTAGTACTGAATTTCTTAAAAGGAGAGATTCAAATCCTTAACTCCCTAGCCTCCAACCCCCATACTAGAGATGTGGTCAAAGAACATACACTG GTGGGCAACATACAAGAGTGCATTGACTTTGCTATTGCCGTTGGTAATGTTTCAGTAACCcaagctatcaatattatgcagtGGGAAACAGAAATGTATTCTAACATACCACAACAAACAGATGG CCATTCTTGTGGTGCATTCGTCCTTAAGTACATGATGGCATGGGATGGGGACAAGATGACAGAACATTTCACACAG ACCCACATACATATTTTCAAAAGGAAAATTAGCTCCGCACTCCTGCGATCTGATTGCAACAAGCTTCGATTAGGCTCATATAAGGACCTTATTACG AAAGAGGCTTACGATGCAAAATGTGCTGAAGTTCAGCAAGAAGACATGAGTAAGGCGGCTGATGACGATGTCAAAGAGATTAACAATCCTATACATGCCAGCAACTCCCATTCCTCAGATAAAAGGGGACGGGGTCGCCCAAAGAAGAATGAGGCTGCTGACGACGATGTCAAAGAGATCAGCAATCCTATAGATGCCAGCAACTCCAATACCTCAAATAAAAGAAAACGGGGACGCCCAAAGAAGAACGACAAAACTCCAATGTCTGTGAAAGACCAGTTAACCACCGCGTCTATTGCTAATCGTGTCGAACGCCCAAATCGCAGGGTCTCTAATCCAGGACCGTTGCAGTTGAGCCCCTACAAGAAATTTTAA